The DNA window TTACGCGAAGTGCGTCTGGAGCTGCGGGACGGCGGTACCTATGACGGCACGGCGCTGAAACTGATGCGGGCAATACGCTGCAAAACCGATCCTACCCGCCCCGAGTGTGCGCTCGCGCTGGAGTGACGGCGTACAGGCCGGTACTCAACTCGACGTTAATACGCCATCATGACCATTCACTTTCGGGGCCTGCTAGCCATGTCTGAACGCTCCTCCACCAGGCGCTCGGGGCTGGAATGGTTCTCTTCGCTCCCTGCCTGTGTGCTGCTGCTTGCCGTTGTTGTTTTTGCGACGGGTAGCGATTTACACAACCGTATGCTGCAACTCGGGGACGTGTTGTGGCAGGACTATTACCAGCTTCGCGCCGATCCTGAGCTGCCGCGCTGTGACCCTGATATCGACGTCGAAGCCGAGATCGCACGTCGCATGCAGGAGTCGTCGGGCGGCGGTCTAATCAGTGATCTGATCGAGCCTGACGCGCTCGACCCGGACACCCTGCGCCAGTCCATAGAAGGCGCACGCCAGCGCTGCGCCGATCGTCATGCGACCTTTGAGAGCCTCCAAGGTCGCATGACACCGGCTCTGGTAGCCTACCGGCAGGTTGAGCTGGCGATGGCGGACGTCGTCGCTCTGGGCCTTTCATCTCAACGCTATCTGCTCGCGTTGCTGCTGATTATCTGCGCTGCGACAGCCACCTTCAAGCGACACCATATCGCCATGCGTGGCATGGAAACCCAGCTCGACCATAAAGTCTCCTTCTTCCTGCAAACCATCGCCAATATCATGCTGCTGCTGTCCAGTTGGTTCTACCGACAGCAGGCTCATGCCGGCGGAGGCATAGTTACGCTGGATAAGGAAATCCTTCACGACGTCTGGATAGTCGGTTTTCTTTTCCTGTCACTCGTCAGCTGTTACCGCTTGTTCCGCCCACCCGCCGGCCTTCCTGTTCAGGGCAACCTCGGGCACGCACTCCTCTCGGTACCTCTATATACAACGATGTGTCTGATCTCCGGCAGCTATTTCGCATTCCTGGGGCATAGCGCAGGGATCGGTATCTATCTCGACAAGATGATGGAACTGTCCGACATGTTCCTCAACATCGGGCTCTACGTCTGGGTGGGCATGATGCTGAAGCACACGCGCCTGGCGCGTCTGGTGTTCGATATCTTCCGTCCCTGGCGGATGCCGCCCGAACTCCTGGCCGCGGTCGCTGTGGCTGTGGCCGCGATCCCGACGGCCTACACCGGCGCCTCCGGCATATTCGTTATCGCGGCAGGGGCTGTTATCTACGCGGAGCTTCGGTCAGCTG is part of the Hydrocarboniclastica marina genome and encodes:
- a CDS encoding TRAP transporter large permease subunit, translating into MSERSSTRRSGLEWFSSLPACVLLLAVVVFATGSDLHNRMLQLGDVLWQDYYQLRADPELPRCDPDIDVEAEIARRMQESSGGGLISDLIEPDALDPDTLRQSIEGARQRCADRHATFESLQGRMTPALVAYRQVELAMADVVALGLSSQRYLLALLLIICAATATFKRHHIAMRGMETQLDHKVSFFLQTIANIMLLLSSWFYRQQAHAGGGIVTLDKEILHDVWIVGFLFLSLVSCYRLFRPPAGLPVQGNLGHALLSVPLYTTMCLISGSYFAFLGHSAGIGIYLDKMMELSDMFLNIGLYVWVGMMLKHTRLARLVFDIFRPWRMPPELLAAVAVAVAAIPTAYTGASGIFVIAAGAVIYAELRSAGARRQLALAATAMSGSLGVVLRPCLLVVIIAYLNREVTTDLLFGWGIWVFLLTVSVFLLVSMTLNRQGTFKLAPWRVALPASLAAARSLLPYALIVIGVLLVYSYLLDVSMDEFSAPRILPVMMLGILIFESIRSRHERRLRPEDEEVEALEPRIRKATNETTGEIGALLLLFGLSVSLGGVIERAGVMGLFPESFASPWMAMALMVCVLVMLGMIMDAFGAVILVSTTVATIAYQSGIDPVHFWMVTLVAFELGYLSPPVALNHLLTRQVVGEDEVRAALAEGDTFYQRHERILMPLIVMGISLVLVAFVPLLVYL